The Megalobrama amblycephala isolate DHTTF-2021 linkage group LG13, ASM1881202v1, whole genome shotgun sequence genome contains a region encoding:
- the LOC125243564 gene encoding uncharacterized protein LOC125243564: MSRKMEVIINPAAPQDQAACPVYITESKPGDSPGVTGFLKINPAALGWLEILTGAVAFGLVFWNYERWFLIPTCYLILNGVITATAACTRNACLVVTAQVLNLLNILSALIVFIIFFLLFYVASSVRVFLAPSLGPTDIAFMACNVLAIIYSLIIFATSCCWCKSRKRLMVIHMSTASPAPAVVSDVVDQPRTASSPPSYYSPIPTSEPPAYEDERRSTLSRASAERWDMRRWKDELHRSRKPIQV, from the exons ATGTCGAGAAAAATGGAGGTGATCATCAACCCTGCGGCTCCGCAGGATCAAGCCGCGTGTCCCGTTTACATCACGGAGTCGAAGCCGGGAGACTCGCCCGGAGTGACGGGATTCCTGAAGATCAACCCGGCGGCTCTGGGG TGGCTGGAGATCCTGACCGGAGCCGTGGCGTTTGGACTCGTCTTTTGGAATTATGAACGATGGTTTTTAATACCAACTTGCTAT TTGATTTTGAATGGAGTTATCACAGCCACAGCTGCTTGTACCCGTAACGCGTGTCTG GTGGTCACCGCTCAAGTTCTGAATCTGCTCAACATCCTCAGCGCTCTGATCGTCTTCATCATCTTCTTCTTGTTGTTCTATGTGGCGTCGTCTGTGCGTGTG TTTTTGGCTCCGTCTCTGGGTCCGACAGACATCGCTTTCATGGCCTGTAACGTTCTGGCGATCATCTACTCCCTTATCATCTTCGCGACCTCATGCTGCTGGTGTAAATCG AGGAAGCGTCTCATGGTGATCCACATGAGCACAGCGTCACCTGCACCTGCAGTGGTCAGTGATGTTGTGGACCAGCCGCGTACAGCATCATCACCACCATCCTACTACAGTCCGATCCCGACTTCAGAACCACCGGCCTATGAG GACGAGCGACGCTCGACGCTCTCTAGAGCTTCTGCTGAGAGATGGGACATGAGAAGATGGAAAGATGAACTGCATCGCAGCAGAAAACCCATCCAAGTCTAA